The proteins below are encoded in one region of Helicoverpa zea isolate HzStark_Cry1AcR chromosome 21, ilHelZeax1.1, whole genome shotgun sequence:
- the LOC124640700 gene encoding glutathione S-transferase 1-like: protein MGLTVYKIDASPPVRSVFMTVEALNIPDVEYVDINLLDGDHLKEEFTKVNPQHTVPLLKDDDFYVWDSHAIAVYLVTKYGADDSLYPADPKKRAVIDQRLHFDSGILFPALRGTGEPVFFKGEKSFRPENLEKITKAYEFAEKFLASSQWLAGDQITLADICCVSTISTMNELIPIDGELYPNLAGWLKRCGEQDFYKKGNEYGLEQFRGLKKLKLG from the exons ATGGGTTTGACAGTTTACAAGATTGACGCCAGTCCCCCTGTGAGGTCCGTGTTTATGACTGTTGAGGCCTTAAATATCCCAGATGTTGAGTATGTGGATATCAACTTATTGGATGGAGACCACCTCAAAGAAGAATTTACGAAG GTGAATCCTCAACACACTGTGCCGCTTCTAAAAGATGATGACTTTTACGTTTGGGACAG TCACGCCATTGCTGTATATTTGGTGACCAAATATGGAGCCGACGATTCTCTTTACCCAGCTGATCCGAAAAAGAGGGCCGTCATTGATCAACGTCTCCACTTTGATAGTGGAATTCTGTTTCCAGCTTTAAGAGGGACTGGC GAACCAGTGTTCTTCAAAGGAGAGAAATCATTCAGACCCGAAAACCTGGAGAAGATCACGAAGGCTTACGAATTCGCTGAGAAGTTCTTGGCATCATCACAATGGCTTGCTGGTGACCAAATAACGTTGGCAGATATTTGCTGCGTTTCTACCATCAGCACCATGAACGAACTCATCCCTATAGACGGGGAGTT GTACCCCAACCTCGCGGGCTGGTTGAAACGATGCGGTGAACAAGACTTCTATAAGAAGGGCAATGAATACGGATTGGAACAATTCCGGGGTCTCAAGAAATTGAAATTGGGCTAA
- the LOC124641048 gene encoding uncharacterized protein LOC124641048, producing the protein MVLTLYKMDASPPVRAVYMVIEGLKIPNVKYVETDLLADEHLKDEFLKMNPQHTIPLLTDRNFQIWDSHAIITYLMNKYGKSSSLYPTDPEKRALVDLKLHFDSGILYPALRENDEPIFFGTATSLKPEGVAKIKSAYDFTEKFLTGVHWLTGNELTIADMSCVATVSTPNELVLIDEKLYPNITAWIKRCSEFDFYKKGNQPGLLEFRRLLKEYLARIIMPYLYIHAVGSITVTIRLKQNGCSGLWHFGPQLEAIRSSLRISELGFSFEQNLKDITMGLTVYKIDSSSPVRSVFMTIEALNIPDVDYVNVNLLEGEQHKEEFTKLNPQHTVPLLKDDDFCVWDSHAIAVYLVTKYGADDSLYPADPKKRAVIDQRLHFDSGILFPALLEAVLPVFYKGEKSFRSEHLEKITMGYEFAEKFLASSQWFAGDQITLADICCVSSISTMNEIIPIDKDLYPNLAGWLKRCGEQEFYKKGNEPGLEQFRDLKKLKLA; encoded by the exons ATGGTCCTAACATTATACAAAATGGACGCCAGTCCCCCTGTGCGGGCGGTATACATGGTTATCGAAGGCCTTAAAATTCCTAATGTGAAATATGTTGAAACTGACCTGTTGGCCGACGAGCATCTAAAGGATGAGTTTCTAAAG ATGAATCCACAGCACACAATACCACTTCTGACAGATAGAAACTTCCAAATTTGGGATAG TCATGCAATAATAACGTATTTGATGAATAAATACGGCAAAAGCTCTTCATTGTATCCAACTGACCCGGAAAAGAGGGCTCTTGTGGACTTAAAACTGCATTTCGACAGCGGCATCCTATATCCAGCTTTGAGAGAAAACGAT GAGCCTATATTCTTCGGGACCGCCACATCTTTAAAGCCTGAAGGTGTTGCTAAGATCAAATCGGCCTATGATTTCACGGAGAAGTTTTTGACTGGAGTTCATTGGCTAACTGGAAATGAATTGACAATCGCAGACATGAGTTGTGTAGCAACTGTCAGCACTCCTAATGAACTGGTTCTAATTGATGAAAAATT atatCCAAACATAACCGCTTGGATAAAACGTTGTTCAGAATTCGATTTTTACAAGAAAGGAAACCAGCCTGGCCTTTTGGAGTTCCGCAGACTGCTGAAAGAATATCTGGCTCGT ataataatgccATATCTATATATACACGCGGTTGGCTCGATAACGGTAACAATACGTCTTAAACAAAACGGCTGCAGCGGCCTGTGGCACTTCGGTCCACAACTTGAAGCGATTCGATCGTCTCTGCGAATAAGCGAGCTCGGATTTTCATTTGAACAAAATCTAAAAG ATATAACAATGGGTTTGACAGTTTACAAGATCGACTCTAGTTCCCCTGTAAGGTCTGTGTTCATGACCATTGAAGCCTTAAATATTCCAGATGTTGACTATGTGAATGTCAACTTGTTGGAAGGAGAACAGCACAAAGAAGAATTTACGAAG TTGAATCCTCAACACACTGTGCCGCTTTTAAAAGATGATGACTTTTGCGTTTGGGACAG TCACGCAATTGCTGTATATTTGGTGACCAAATATGGCGCCGACGATTCTCTTTACCCAGCTGATCCGAAAAAGAGGGCCGTCATTGATCAACGTCTCCACTTTGATAGTGGGATTCTGTTTCCAGCTTTACTGGAAGCTGTT CTACCAGTGTTCTACAAAGGGGAGAAATCGTTCAGATCCGAACACCTGGAGAAGATCACGATGGGTTACGAATTCGCTGAGAAGTTCTTGGCTTCGTCACAATGGTTTGCTGGTGACCAGATAACGTTGGCAGACATTTGCTGCGTGTCTTCTATCAGCACCATGAACGAAATTATCCCCATAGACAAGGATTT GTACCCCAACCTCGCGGGCTGGTTAAAACGATGCGGGGAACAAGAGTTCTATAAGAAGGGCAATGAACCCGGCTTGGAACAATTCCGGGATCTCAAGAAATTGAAATTGGCCTAA